A section of the Cottoperca gobio chromosome 17, fCotGob3.1, whole genome shotgun sequence genome encodes:
- the LOC115022749 gene encoding immunoglobulin lambda-1 light chain-like: MLFLPAAALCCLCSALVAMAADLIQDDLTLTRRVGGEVSFSCRDTELCYDPYPYVLWYQKRDTETFTRILRIIKSTGKVYSGYNHPQKDDFSAVKKQNGFELKIQKVKLTHSATYYCSCGKDGYAIFGSGTKLYVTDEQVVKPVVSVYPAASRAHLEGKSSLLCLASAMFPPLVQFSWRRRKEDGPLEELPPAEGEQLELRESGRTAGILLIHQQENSTYKYRCYVRHEGGTVEAQAEQEVPAPAASCPPEREPADLPALQQADLSFQSQCRVRLLCLLYTVLIVKSLVYCCGLSLLMILRNKGASTNCSHAD; this comes from the exons ATGCTTTTCCTcccagctgctgctctgtgctgtctgtgttcag CGCTGGTTGCCATGGCAGCAGATCTGATTCAGGATGATTTAACATTGACCAGGAGAGTTGGTGGAGAAGTTTCATTCAGCTGTCGAGACACTGAGCTGTGTTATGATCCTTATCCTTATGTACTCTGGTAccagaagagagacacagaaacattcacAAGGATTCTGAGAATTATTAAGTCTACTGGTAAAGTTTACTCAGGTTACAATCATCCTCAGAAAGATGATTTCTCAGCTGTGAAGAAACAGAACGGCTTTGAGTTGAAGATCCAGAAAGTTAAACTCACTCATTCAGCCACCTACTACTGCTCCTGTGGGAAGGATG GATACGCGATCTTTGGCTCTGGAACTAAACTGTATGTAACAG ATGAGCAGGTAGTGAAGCCCGTGGTGAGCGTGTACCCAGCAGCATCCAGAGCCCACCTGGAGGGGAAGAGCTCCCTGCTGTGTCTGGCCTCAGCCATGTTCCCTCCTCTGGTCCAGTTCTCCTGGAGAAGACGAAAGGAGGACGGTCCTCTGGAGGAGCTGCCCCCTGCTGAGGGAGAGCAGCTGGAGCTCAGAGAGTCGGGACGCACCGCCGGCATCCTGCTGATCCACCAGCAAGAGAACAGCACATATAAATACCGCTGCTACGTCCGGCACGAGGGGGGCACAGTGGAGGCCCAAGCAGAACAAG aggttccagctccagcagcctcctgtcctccagagagagagccagCAGACCTGCCAGCACTGCAGCAAGCTGACT tgtcctTCCAGTCTCAGTGCAGGGTGAGGCTGCTCTGCCTGCTGTACACAGTGCTGATAGTGAAGAGTCTGGTGTACTGCTGTGGACTCTCTCTGCTGATGATCCTCAGGAACAAGGGAGCGTCCACCAACTGCTCACATGCTGACTGA